A genomic segment from Asterias amurensis chromosome 6, ASM3211899v1 encodes:
- the LOC139938779 gene encoding synergin gamma-like isoform X1, whose product MAFRNPNGQPSAGFGMLPYHQQMYMPGNMSMGPPGQQQLPRPGSAQFIQQRAPFPGAAAPQRYPIMQQGMLPQQGAFPQQMYSGQMPAQQAGLSMQQQMSYQQQQQQQQQQQQQQQQQHQQLVGQPQQLPPHMQQSLSQQQGQQRQLLEQQKRMEEQIKKERYFQEQQRKLKQFGRVGNKAASVDALNINLDDMLVKGGGGARGAGKGAATAQAKPQQTKPAPAPGMEDDGFGDFLQGPTPPLNTPQTPTADPILPQGHLASPVGQPSLQQPPSQDEGFGDFLQGPAGDGNGRLQEVDPGVRMPRKEGKKVRSLETMLLDSTDLKASSKAPNAFHQRKPLRDSQPAAVTPTSQSQRQQTFNAHHKARQWSSAENFNTMFAAPNAHPEQSRGGQSDCGQGLGAGSSIVGSQGGDGKAIPAWCMNEASLPIVYHQVLEASIRDNVVETNLLYPILMLSGLDKPVLGHIWALANQTIPGQLTRLELYFALGMIALTQNGQQPSVEALHHCREAPLPVLTPKGQSGPQTIPQSIAKPATEKGAMKGPDEFIPFQEAPKAKPNTKTIQHVLEPSDSKPSSGSSSKWGSSVTVKTRKSLEDDDTDRQLGMDSSLKFPKEEENCYIFSGSPADSSSERSSPLVWDPNSIYDKLTCRSQESVSSGSLSDRTPIEEDDDDDDDDDDFNDFKSAPGPSKMSGSSSLGAFPSIAPPRGINSGPLNSTISATSKQSRFASSGMRSLDSPLDGKSRSSYSSEEQQKIDLFQMDFEKVFPKVGKKGSSSNEFGGFQSVTANVSPTVPEDEEFGDFAQFRHSASESDLMGMQPTNGDKYAVFRDLLGGDSATSGQETQQMKSTEITEGDEFDDFKKAEPAKEESSTGGSDSMAAFKEATQMPPSFTANFQDAYPNTAPQASLFGPLPSLPSINLSPSLPEEEDGFADFKQAMPMPSSASDVNNLKSDSVSTSSSEGKYNVLRGLGSLDDPCPPDDEFGDFKTTQHSTTDSLSAFSIKSIDENTLGGMKKPMSASDLYGMEFDALGSINSATEPMAMLNLEDASENDRSDILETTPTNPVDHSFPPAAPPNAFHSMQNSGIAKLDSIDRLDLKTFELDLTLGNLGEMESKDRGDSFGEFSSAPVDMTSPNENGNLFKDPSGPLPPSYGVSSVPLVPSGSSTIADRYSEVVGDVDDENRHASEWQRCLQNCYESIKKANNVFNNISSSSVCNEVIKSSEGGEYLTAVIEIYRVACRIVTSMNAMGVDTADLQRLEKDIELMWNNLSAFLASSTIVPAAGSFVFKTAILRPEPTNNDRACGVCLLSVDARSKAFDHSKDNHKLSYGGRQYHATCANLWVNMVDSILPALPLNRLL is encoded by the exons ATGGCATTTCG GAATCCTAATGGTCAACCAAGTGCAG GCTTTGGGATGCTGCCATATCATCAGCAGATGTATATGCCAG GTAATATGAGTATGGGACCGCCCGGACAACAGCAACTACCCCGGCCGGGCAGTGCACAGTTCATACAGCAGAGGGCGCCCTTCCCTGGAGCTGCAGCACCGCAACGCTATCCCATCATGCAGCAGGGCATGTTGCCCCAGCAGGGGGCATTCCCGCAACAGATGTACAGCGGTCAGATGCCTGCGCAG CAGGCTGGTCTAAGCATGCAGCAGCAAATGAGctatcagcagcagcagcagcagcagcaacagcagcaacagcaacagcagcagcaacatcagCAACTAGTAGGTCAACCACAACAGTTACCGCCTCACATGCAGCAATCTTTATCCCAGCAACAAGG CCAACAGAGGCAGCTTCTAGAGCAGCAGAAGCGGATGGAGGAGCAGATTAAGAAAGAGAGGTACTTCCAGGAGCAGCAGCGCAAACTGAAACAGTTTGGTCGAGTGGGCAACAAAGCGGCCTCGGTCGACGCCCTTAACATCAACCTGGACGACATGTTGGTTAAAGGAGGGGGCGGGGCAAGAGGTGCTGGGAAGGGAGCTGCGACAGCACAAGCTAAACCACAGCAGACCAAACCAG CTCCTGCTCCTGGTATGGAAGATGATGGATTTGGAGACTTCCTCCAGGGCCCAACACCCCCACTGAACACCCCTCAGACACCCACCGCTGACCCCATCCTACCTCAGGGCCACCTGGCCTCCCCCGTTGGTCAGCCATCTCTGCAACAACCTCCATCCCAGGACGAAGGATTTGGAGATTTCCTACAAGGACCGGCAGGTGACGGAAACGGCAGATTGCAAGAGGTTGACCCGGGTGTGAGGATGCCACGCAAAGAAGGGAAGAaag TGCGCTCCCTTGAGACTATGTTGCTTGACTCGACTGACCTGAAAGCTTCCAGCAAAGCCCCCAACGCCTTCCATCAACGGAAACCCCTCCGGGATTCCCAACCCGCTGCTGTGACTCCCACCTCCCAGTCCCAACGACAGCAGACATTCAATGCTCACCACAAAGCCAGACAGTGGTCCAGCGCCGAGAACTTCAACACGATGTTTGCTGCGCCGAACGCACACCCGGAGCAGAGTAGAGGAGGCCAGTCTGATTGTGGGCAGGGTTTGGGTGCGGGTAGCTCCATTGTTGGCTCACAGGGTGGAGATGGAAAAGCCATTCCTGCATG GTGCATGAATGAGGCCAGCCTTCCGATCGTCTACCATCAGGTCCTGGAAGCATCCATCAGGGACAACGTCGTTGAGACCAACCTCCTGTACCCAATCCTCATGCTGTCCGGCTTGGACAAGCCCGTCCTGGGGCACATCTGGGCTCTCGCTAACCAGACCATACCTGGCCAGCTCACCAGGCTGGAGCTCTACTTTGCCCTTGGGATGATAGCTCTTACtcag AATGGACAGCAGCCGTCCGTCGAAGCACTGCACCATTGCAGGGAAGCACCACTACCAGTACTAACCCCCAAGGGGCAGTCAGGGCCCCAGACCATCCCACAGTCTATTGCCAAGCCTGCTACTGAGAAGGGGGCCATGAAGGGGCCAGATGAATTTATTCCATTTCAAGAGGCACCTAAGGcaaaaccaa ACACAAAGACTATACAGCATGTGTTAGAACCGTCCGATTCTAAACCAAGCAGCGGATCAAGCTCTAAATGGGGTTCGTCTGTCACCGTTAAGACACGCAAGTCTTTGGAGGATGACGATACGGACCGACAACTCGGCATGGACTCGAGCTTGAAGTTTCCCAAAGAAG AGGAGAACTGCTATATCTTTTCAGGCTCTCCGGCGGACTCCTCGAGTGAAAGGAGCTCCCCACTTGTCTGGGACCCAAACTCCATTTATGATAAGCTTACTTGTCGCTCACAGGAGTCTGTCTCCTCGGGTTCGCTgtcag ATCGAACGCCAATagaagaagatgatgatgacgatgatgatgatgatgattttaaTGACTTCAAATCAGCCCCAGGGCCATCCAAGATGAGCGGTTCTTCATCTCTTGGTGCCTTCCCGTCCATCGCACCTCCTCGAGGGATCAACAGCGGACCACTGAATTCCACCATCTCAGCAACTTCTAAACAGAGCAGGTTCGCATCGTCGGGAATGCGATCACTTGATTCCCCGCTCGACGGGAAGTCCAGGTCTTCGTACTCGAGCGAGGAGCAGCAGAAGATCGACCTCTTCCAGATGGACTTTGAGAAGGTGTTTCCGAAGGTTGGGAAGAAAGGCAGCAGCTCGAATGAATTTGGGGGCTTCCAGAGTGTGACGGCAAATGTCTCTCCAACGGTACCAGAAGACGAAGAGTTTGGAGACTTTGCACAGTTTAGGCACTCTGCATCAGAGTCTGACCTGATGGGGATGCAGCCTACTAACGGCGATAAGTATGCGGTGTTTCGGGACCTACTCGGCGGGGACTCTGCAACTTCAGGACAGGAAACCCAACAGATGAAGTCAACGGAGATAACAGAAGGGGACGAGTTTGATGACTTCAAGAAAGCAGAGCCAGCAAAAGAGGAGTCTTCAACAGGTGGATCTGATTCCATGGCAGCCTTCAAAGAGGCCACCCAGATGCCACCAAGCTTCACTGCTAACTTCCAGGATGCTTACCCTAACACAGCCCCGCAGGCTTCATTATTTGGACCGTTGCCATCACTGCCATCAATCAACCTAAGTCCTAGCTTACCAGAGGAGGAAGATGGATTTGCTGATTTCAAACAGGCGATGCCAATGCCCTCGAGCGCTTCAGACGTTAACAACCTAAAGTCTGACTCCGTCAGCACAAGCTCCTCTGAAGGAAAGTACAACGTACTCCGAGGCTTAGGTAGCCTGGATGATCCATGTCCACCAGATGATGAGTTTGGTGACTTCAAGACAACTCAACACAGTACCACAGACTCTCTGAGTGCGTTCAGCATCAAATCAATCGATGAAAACACCCTTGGAGGAATGAAAAAACCAATGTCGGCAAGCGATCTGTACGGCATGGAATTTGATGCTCTGGGTTCCATCAACAGCGCAACAGAGCCCATGGCGATGCTGAATCTCGAAGATGCCTCGGAGAATGATCGCAGTGACATCCTAGAGACCACACCTACCAACCCTGTAGACCATTCCTTCCCGCCGGCGGCACCTCCCAACGCATTCCATTCAATGCAGAATAGCGGGATCGCTAAACTAGACTCCATCGACAggcttgatttaaagaccttTGAACTTGACCTGACCCTTGGGAACCTCGGTGAGATGGAGAGCAAAGATCGAGGGGATTCCTTCGGGGAGTTCAGCAGCGCCCCCGTGGACATGACGAGTCCCAATGAGAACGGGAATCTTTTTAAAG ATCCCTCTGGGCCTCTGCCTCCGTCCTATGGTGTGTCATCGGTTCCTCTGGTTCCTAGCGGGTCCAGCACGATCGCCGACAGATATTCAGAAGTAGTAGGAGATGTGGAT gATGAAAACCGCCATGCCAGCGAGTGGCAGCGGTGTTTGCAGAATTGCTACGAGTCTATCAAGAAAGCCAACAATGTCTTCAATAACATCAGCAGTTCCTCCGTCTGCAATGAAGTTATCAAGTCCTCAGAGGGAGGGGAGTACCTCACAG CGGTGATTGAAATATACCGAGTGGCTTGTCGAATTGTAACGTCAATGAACGCCATGG GTGTTGATACAGCTGATCTACAGAGGCTCGAAAAGGACATTGAGCTGATGTGGAATAATCTCTCTGCCTTTCTGGCATCCAGTACTATTGTG CCAGCCGCAGGTTCCTTTGTCTTCAAGACGGCCATCCTTCGACCGGAACCGACCAACAATGATCGAGCTTGTGGGGTTTGTCTCCTCAGTGTAGACGCTCGGAGTAAAGCATTTGATCACTCAAAGGACAACCACAAGCTGAGCTATGGAGGCAGGCAGTACCACGCAACTTGTGCTAACCTCTGGGTTAACATGGTTGATTCCATTCTGCCTGCTCTACCACTCAACAGGTTACTTTAA
- the LOC139938779 gene encoding synergin gamma-like isoform X2 has protein sequence MAFRNPNGQPSAGFGMLPYHQQMYMPGNMSMGPPGQQQLPRPGSAQFIQQRAPFPGAAAPQRYPIMQQGMLPQQGAFPQQMYSGQMPAQAGLSMQQQMSYQQQQQQQQQQQQQQQQQHQQLVGQPQQLPPHMQQSLSQQQGQQRQLLEQQKRMEEQIKKERYFQEQQRKLKQFGRVGNKAASVDALNINLDDMLVKGGGGARGAGKGAATAQAKPQQTKPAPAPGMEDDGFGDFLQGPTPPLNTPQTPTADPILPQGHLASPVGQPSLQQPPSQDEGFGDFLQGPAGDGNGRLQEVDPGVRMPRKEGKKVRSLETMLLDSTDLKASSKAPNAFHQRKPLRDSQPAAVTPTSQSQRQQTFNAHHKARQWSSAENFNTMFAAPNAHPEQSRGGQSDCGQGLGAGSSIVGSQGGDGKAIPAWCMNEASLPIVYHQVLEASIRDNVVETNLLYPILMLSGLDKPVLGHIWALANQTIPGQLTRLELYFALGMIALTQNGQQPSVEALHHCREAPLPVLTPKGQSGPQTIPQSIAKPATEKGAMKGPDEFIPFQEAPKAKPNTKTIQHVLEPSDSKPSSGSSSKWGSSVTVKTRKSLEDDDTDRQLGMDSSLKFPKEEENCYIFSGSPADSSSERSSPLVWDPNSIYDKLTCRSQESVSSGSLSDRTPIEEDDDDDDDDDDFNDFKSAPGPSKMSGSSSLGAFPSIAPPRGINSGPLNSTISATSKQSRFASSGMRSLDSPLDGKSRSSYSSEEQQKIDLFQMDFEKVFPKVGKKGSSSNEFGGFQSVTANVSPTVPEDEEFGDFAQFRHSASESDLMGMQPTNGDKYAVFRDLLGGDSATSGQETQQMKSTEITEGDEFDDFKKAEPAKEESSTGGSDSMAAFKEATQMPPSFTANFQDAYPNTAPQASLFGPLPSLPSINLSPSLPEEEDGFADFKQAMPMPSSASDVNNLKSDSVSTSSSEGKYNVLRGLGSLDDPCPPDDEFGDFKTTQHSTTDSLSAFSIKSIDENTLGGMKKPMSASDLYGMEFDALGSINSATEPMAMLNLEDASENDRSDILETTPTNPVDHSFPPAAPPNAFHSMQNSGIAKLDSIDRLDLKTFELDLTLGNLGEMESKDRGDSFGEFSSAPVDMTSPNENGNLFKDPSGPLPPSYGVSSVPLVPSGSSTIADRYSEVVGDVDDENRHASEWQRCLQNCYESIKKANNVFNNISSSSVCNEVIKSSEGGEYLTAVIEIYRVACRIVTSMNAMGVDTADLQRLEKDIELMWNNLSAFLASSTIVPAAGSFVFKTAILRPEPTNNDRACGVCLLSVDARSKAFDHSKDNHKLSYGGRQYHATCANLWVNMVDSILPALPLNRLL, from the exons ATGGCATTTCG GAATCCTAATGGTCAACCAAGTGCAG GCTTTGGGATGCTGCCATATCATCAGCAGATGTATATGCCAG GTAATATGAGTATGGGACCGCCCGGACAACAGCAACTACCCCGGCCGGGCAGTGCACAGTTCATACAGCAGAGGGCGCCCTTCCCTGGAGCTGCAGCACCGCAACGCTATCCCATCATGCAGCAGGGCATGTTGCCCCAGCAGGGGGCATTCCCGCAACAGATGTACAGCGGTCAGATGCCTGCGCAG GCTGGTCTAAGCATGCAGCAGCAAATGAGctatcagcagcagcagcagcagcagcaacagcagcaacagcaacagcagcagcaacatcagCAACTAGTAGGTCAACCACAACAGTTACCGCCTCACATGCAGCAATCTTTATCCCAGCAACAAGG CCAACAGAGGCAGCTTCTAGAGCAGCAGAAGCGGATGGAGGAGCAGATTAAGAAAGAGAGGTACTTCCAGGAGCAGCAGCGCAAACTGAAACAGTTTGGTCGAGTGGGCAACAAAGCGGCCTCGGTCGACGCCCTTAACATCAACCTGGACGACATGTTGGTTAAAGGAGGGGGCGGGGCAAGAGGTGCTGGGAAGGGAGCTGCGACAGCACAAGCTAAACCACAGCAGACCAAACCAG CTCCTGCTCCTGGTATGGAAGATGATGGATTTGGAGACTTCCTCCAGGGCCCAACACCCCCACTGAACACCCCTCAGACACCCACCGCTGACCCCATCCTACCTCAGGGCCACCTGGCCTCCCCCGTTGGTCAGCCATCTCTGCAACAACCTCCATCCCAGGACGAAGGATTTGGAGATTTCCTACAAGGACCGGCAGGTGACGGAAACGGCAGATTGCAAGAGGTTGACCCGGGTGTGAGGATGCCACGCAAAGAAGGGAAGAaag TGCGCTCCCTTGAGACTATGTTGCTTGACTCGACTGACCTGAAAGCTTCCAGCAAAGCCCCCAACGCCTTCCATCAACGGAAACCCCTCCGGGATTCCCAACCCGCTGCTGTGACTCCCACCTCCCAGTCCCAACGACAGCAGACATTCAATGCTCACCACAAAGCCAGACAGTGGTCCAGCGCCGAGAACTTCAACACGATGTTTGCTGCGCCGAACGCACACCCGGAGCAGAGTAGAGGAGGCCAGTCTGATTGTGGGCAGGGTTTGGGTGCGGGTAGCTCCATTGTTGGCTCACAGGGTGGAGATGGAAAAGCCATTCCTGCATG GTGCATGAATGAGGCCAGCCTTCCGATCGTCTACCATCAGGTCCTGGAAGCATCCATCAGGGACAACGTCGTTGAGACCAACCTCCTGTACCCAATCCTCATGCTGTCCGGCTTGGACAAGCCCGTCCTGGGGCACATCTGGGCTCTCGCTAACCAGACCATACCTGGCCAGCTCACCAGGCTGGAGCTCTACTTTGCCCTTGGGATGATAGCTCTTACtcag AATGGACAGCAGCCGTCCGTCGAAGCACTGCACCATTGCAGGGAAGCACCACTACCAGTACTAACCCCCAAGGGGCAGTCAGGGCCCCAGACCATCCCACAGTCTATTGCCAAGCCTGCTACTGAGAAGGGGGCCATGAAGGGGCCAGATGAATTTATTCCATTTCAAGAGGCACCTAAGGcaaaaccaa ACACAAAGACTATACAGCATGTGTTAGAACCGTCCGATTCTAAACCAAGCAGCGGATCAAGCTCTAAATGGGGTTCGTCTGTCACCGTTAAGACACGCAAGTCTTTGGAGGATGACGATACGGACCGACAACTCGGCATGGACTCGAGCTTGAAGTTTCCCAAAGAAG AGGAGAACTGCTATATCTTTTCAGGCTCTCCGGCGGACTCCTCGAGTGAAAGGAGCTCCCCACTTGTCTGGGACCCAAACTCCATTTATGATAAGCTTACTTGTCGCTCACAGGAGTCTGTCTCCTCGGGTTCGCTgtcag ATCGAACGCCAATagaagaagatgatgatgacgatgatgatgatgatgattttaaTGACTTCAAATCAGCCCCAGGGCCATCCAAGATGAGCGGTTCTTCATCTCTTGGTGCCTTCCCGTCCATCGCACCTCCTCGAGGGATCAACAGCGGACCACTGAATTCCACCATCTCAGCAACTTCTAAACAGAGCAGGTTCGCATCGTCGGGAATGCGATCACTTGATTCCCCGCTCGACGGGAAGTCCAGGTCTTCGTACTCGAGCGAGGAGCAGCAGAAGATCGACCTCTTCCAGATGGACTTTGAGAAGGTGTTTCCGAAGGTTGGGAAGAAAGGCAGCAGCTCGAATGAATTTGGGGGCTTCCAGAGTGTGACGGCAAATGTCTCTCCAACGGTACCAGAAGACGAAGAGTTTGGAGACTTTGCACAGTTTAGGCACTCTGCATCAGAGTCTGACCTGATGGGGATGCAGCCTACTAACGGCGATAAGTATGCGGTGTTTCGGGACCTACTCGGCGGGGACTCTGCAACTTCAGGACAGGAAACCCAACAGATGAAGTCAACGGAGATAACAGAAGGGGACGAGTTTGATGACTTCAAGAAAGCAGAGCCAGCAAAAGAGGAGTCTTCAACAGGTGGATCTGATTCCATGGCAGCCTTCAAAGAGGCCACCCAGATGCCACCAAGCTTCACTGCTAACTTCCAGGATGCTTACCCTAACACAGCCCCGCAGGCTTCATTATTTGGACCGTTGCCATCACTGCCATCAATCAACCTAAGTCCTAGCTTACCAGAGGAGGAAGATGGATTTGCTGATTTCAAACAGGCGATGCCAATGCCCTCGAGCGCTTCAGACGTTAACAACCTAAAGTCTGACTCCGTCAGCACAAGCTCCTCTGAAGGAAAGTACAACGTACTCCGAGGCTTAGGTAGCCTGGATGATCCATGTCCACCAGATGATGAGTTTGGTGACTTCAAGACAACTCAACACAGTACCACAGACTCTCTGAGTGCGTTCAGCATCAAATCAATCGATGAAAACACCCTTGGAGGAATGAAAAAACCAATGTCGGCAAGCGATCTGTACGGCATGGAATTTGATGCTCTGGGTTCCATCAACAGCGCAACAGAGCCCATGGCGATGCTGAATCTCGAAGATGCCTCGGAGAATGATCGCAGTGACATCCTAGAGACCACACCTACCAACCCTGTAGACCATTCCTTCCCGCCGGCGGCACCTCCCAACGCATTCCATTCAATGCAGAATAGCGGGATCGCTAAACTAGACTCCATCGACAggcttgatttaaagaccttTGAACTTGACCTGACCCTTGGGAACCTCGGTGAGATGGAGAGCAAAGATCGAGGGGATTCCTTCGGGGAGTTCAGCAGCGCCCCCGTGGACATGACGAGTCCCAATGAGAACGGGAATCTTTTTAAAG ATCCCTCTGGGCCTCTGCCTCCGTCCTATGGTGTGTCATCGGTTCCTCTGGTTCCTAGCGGGTCCAGCACGATCGCCGACAGATATTCAGAAGTAGTAGGAGATGTGGAT gATGAAAACCGCCATGCCAGCGAGTGGCAGCGGTGTTTGCAGAATTGCTACGAGTCTATCAAGAAAGCCAACAATGTCTTCAATAACATCAGCAGTTCCTCCGTCTGCAATGAAGTTATCAAGTCCTCAGAGGGAGGGGAGTACCTCACAG CGGTGATTGAAATATACCGAGTGGCTTGTCGAATTGTAACGTCAATGAACGCCATGG GTGTTGATACAGCTGATCTACAGAGGCTCGAAAAGGACATTGAGCTGATGTGGAATAATCTCTCTGCCTTTCTGGCATCCAGTACTATTGTG CCAGCCGCAGGTTCCTTTGTCTTCAAGACGGCCATCCTTCGACCGGAACCGACCAACAATGATCGAGCTTGTGGGGTTTGTCTCCTCAGTGTAGACGCTCGGAGTAAAGCATTTGATCACTCAAAGGACAACCACAAGCTGAGCTATGGAGGCAGGCAGTACCACGCAACTTGTGCTAACCTCTGGGTTAACATGGTTGATTCCATTCTGCCTGCTCTACCACTCAACAGGTTACTTTAA